One window of the Syngnathoides biaculeatus isolate LvHL_M chromosome 11, ASM1980259v1, whole genome shotgun sequence genome contains the following:
- the shisa3 gene encoding protein shisa-3 homolog — protein MVRLLGCLLLGYLTWNLRISDAQGEYCHGWLDAGGNPHDGFQCPEDFDTSDATVCCGSCALRYCCAAADARLEQDGCTNDRPADDPDEDGDDYAAQPVYMPFLMVSSIFVAFVVVGSLVAVYCCTCLRPKQPAQQPIRFSLRSCQGETIPMILTAAPPGLRAPSRQSSTATTGSSSAGGGGGSTRRFSIGGQQQHSCLVSPAVSTPASTPTQTHQTLPPSLPPPYTSPPASGVLQQPSQGAPFLLGQQYFFPLQPDAFTSAKGFADFGQS, from the exons ATGGTGCGCCTGCTCGGGTGCCTCCTGCTCGGATACCTCACCTGGAATCTGCGGATCTCCGACGCGCAGGGGGAGTACTGCCACGGCTGGCTGGACGCCGGCGGCAACCCCCACGACGGCTTCCAGTGTCCGGAGGACTTCGACACCAGCGACGCCACCGTGTGCTGCGGCTCGTGCGCACTCCGCTACTGCTGCGCCGCGGCGGACGCGCGTCTGGAGCAGGACGGCTGCACCAACGACCGACCGGCCGACGACCCCGACGAGGACGGCGACGACTATGCGGCAC AGCCTGTGTACATGCCCTTCCTCATGGTGAGCAGCATATTCGTGGCCTTCGTGGTGGTGGGCTCCCTGGTGGCGGTCTATTGCTGCACCTGCCTGCGGCCCAAGCAGCCCGCCCAGCAGCCCATTCGCTTCTCGCTGCGCAGCTGCCAAGGCGAGACCATCCCCATGATCCTGACAGCCGCACCGCCCGGCCTCCGTGCCCCGTCGAGGCAGTCCAGCACAGCCACCACCGGCTCCAGCTCGgcggggggcggcggcggctccaCGCGGAGGTTTTCCATTGGGGGCCAACAGCAGCACAGTTGCCTAGTGTCGCCCGCAGTCTCCACCCCGGCGTCCACTCCGACTCAAACCCATCAGACGTTGCCCCCGTCTCTGCCCCCGCCCTACACGTCCCCTCCTGCGTCGGGGGTCCTCCAGCAGCCCTCGCAGGGCGCTCCGTTCCTC